A segment of the Sphingobacterium oryzagri genome:
AATCAGTTTTTATTCTAAATTAGTAAACTCTGTGAGTCTTGAAATGAATTTTATAGATATAGCCGAACTAAACATATCAACAGAACTAAACGTTTTGAAACGTGATACTCAACGCAATAGTTTGTTATTGTATCAACATAAAGGTGATTTTTTTGCTGATAATACAAGAATAGGTAATGCTAACCAAAAAGATGCATATGCTAAATTTTTAAAGGTATTAGAAAAAGCAAAAAAAGACAATTCAGATCTTGTCCTTACTCCAGAGTATTCTTGCCCAGTAAGTATCATTACAAATATCATAGCTACTGAGGATATTCAACCGCTAACGAACAAGATTTGGATTTTGGGAGGCGAATCAATTAGTAAAGAGGAACTAGGTCAGTTAAGTGATACTAATCAAGAAAATGTTTTAGTTTATTTTGAAAATGACGTTTTAGATTCAAATAAAAGATATTTAGACCCATTATACTATATTTTTAGAGGAGTACATAATGGTGTGACTAAGTTGATTGTTCTTATTCAGTTTAAAACAAGACATATGGGAGTTTGGTCAGATGATGTGGAAAGGAACAATTTAATAGAAGGGAATAATATTTATATAATCAAAAATAGTAACACGTCTGTTAGATTGATATCTTTTATATGTTCTGAGGCTATGAATGTTAGAACAGATTTAAGCCAACAAGTTAAAAAAGATATTTTATGGGATGACATGCCATTTCTTATACTCCATCCTCAAATCAATCCCGACCCTTCACATCAGAATTTTGTGGATTTTAGAAAGTTTATTTTAGACACCGAAAAAAAAGAAGTTATCTCACTTAATTGGGGACTGAATACTTTTTTTAATGGCAAAAATTGGTACTCGGCAAGAGGCAATACAGCAAGAAGTGGTATTTTTTTCAAAACAGATGAATTAAATTACGATAACAGTCGACTAATTAGAAACCATAGAAAAGGATTGTTTTTTTTACATATCAGTAAGAATAAGTTTGTTTATTATTTTGATGGTGTTCCTGAATTATTCCATATAGAAAATCCACCAGTACATATTAACGAAGGAGAAGCCCCTCAAAGAAGAAGAGAAGGTCCCGAAGTTATGGAAATATACCATTTTGGTAATGCTGCGTCAACTTTTGATTTGATTCAAGCCACTGATGATAAACATTTACAGTTTTTTGAAGATAGGGGAGTCGCTAATCATTTTCTACTTAATGCGGATAACTCAATCGTGGATAAAGAAAGACTAATAAATATTTCCACCGGCAAAATCAATGGTAAGCTTGAAAACAAATGGTATGAAGTTATTTATTTAAAGAGCTTTAATCTAAAAGAAGCGGATGAGTGTAATTGTAGAATGACATATGTAGAAGATACATATGATTCAAGTGAAACGATTAGAACCCTTAACTGCGCTAATCTAATAGAATTGGATCAAGCGATTCTACCGAATAAATCCCAATACCCGGAAAGTATTAAAGATCTTACTCAATATAATATTATTCTCTCGTATTCTCATGACGCATCTACATATAAATACAAGTATAATTTAACAAATGATAAAGGTGAAATAAGGAAAGCGACAATTTGTTATTTAGGTAATGTTTCGGTTAGTCAGGTCAATAATACCTATGATGAATTACAAAAACTATTTGAAGAGGGGACGGAGGGAAAAAGGAGAATAGTTGTTTTTTATAAAAACGGAACAGAGATACGTTCTAAATATGATGAAGATGCTGGCAGTATTACAAATCCTTCTAATGATAACAGTTCAATTTTCTAAAAAAAATTATGAGTATTTCCACAATTATTGATAAATCAAAAGAATTATTTACTCAATTTGAGCCGATTAATGATACTTTGTATAAAGGCAACTATCAAATAAATGATAAATTAGCTGGAATCTATTTTTTAAATTTTAGTGAAAGGATAAGTGAAGAGGATTTTGAAGAACTTCAATACAAATATTTGGCTGAAGAGTTTTACAAAAATGAAGATAGTCTCCAATGGAATATATATTTACTCTTCATTAATAGCACCTTTAATGACGGACTTAAGTCAAAGATATTATCTAACGATAAATATGCTCGCAAATTAATCTTCAAAGAAGATGAGTTTCTAGATTATTTTGAGTTGGAAGACTCGGATCGAACTTCTTTGCCAAACATAGTTTCTGAATGGAAAAATGAACTTAAAAGTGTAGATTTACAAGAAGTGTATAGTGAAGCCACATACGTTGAGGCAGTTGATAATTTTCTTAAAAACTCATCTGTGAAAGAAGTTAGCGATGGGGTTACAGGTAGTTTAATAAGTACAATAACAGTAGATAAAATATCAAGTATCAATCTCAAAGAAAATTATAGACATTTTCCGTTGGTGAGAAATTTTAATTTTGGCACAGTAAATTTGATTAATGGTGTAAACGGATCAGGAAAAACAAGTTTACTCGAATCAATTGAACTCATTTTAACTGGCAAGTCAAATAGAAATAGTGATAAGGACGAAGAAACGGGATCTATAAGTGCTGTTTTAAATAATAATATTGAGGAAGTCTACACTCCAAACGTTACCGGAAAATATAAATCAAGAGATGTTAAGTGGTACAGTCGGAATCATCTTGTAAGAGGGAACAATTGTTACCAATCGTTCAATCAATTTAATTTTTTTAATACTGATGCTGCTTACCAGTTTGCATCTTCAGACCACGAAGATCAGATTAATGAATCGTTAAAACAAATTGTTCTAGGAGCTGAATATACATTTTTGAGAGATAGAATTCGGGGTTTTGAAGGAAGGCTAAGACCTGAGCTAAATATTGTTGAAAGAGAATTAAAAGAGCAAAAGGAGTTAATAGAAAGTCATACACAATTAATCCATGTTTTAAAAGCTGATAGCAATTTTGAAGATATAAAAAAAAATATAGCAGGTAATGTCCTAGCGCTTCAATATAAAAACACATTCTCTGCCGATGATTATTCAATTTCAAATTTGTATATCAATGAGATAAAGACGGAAATCGAATACATTCTCAATCAAAATCTTGTTTTTGACCTTAACTCCCTTGATAAATTAAAAAGTGAAATTGATGAGCAAGTAGATACAGTAAATTCTCTAATTAATGAGTACAATGAAAGAAATGCTCAGCGAATCGATTTGTTTAAACAACATAAATCTCTAAGAGTTAAACGTGATAAAATAAAATCAATTCTTAAATATTTTGTCATTGAAGATTATGGAAACATCGAAGATAGTGAGGAGCAACTTCAAAAGCATAATTTGAAATTATCAAAATTAGAAAAGATTAAAAACGAGTTTTCTATGTTAGAACTTGATTCTTTTCTGAATGAGAATAAACGATTTAAGGATTTGCAAAATTCCAGGAACGAAGATTTTCAAAAAGTTAGTTCTGACAGAAAAGAGATAGAAAATGAAATAAAAATATTAAGTGATAATTTTTCGGCTGTTGATGATATACTTAACAAAATCAAGTTATTGGGTAAAGATTTTTTATCTCACCATGAACATTCCCAAAGCTGTCCTCTATGTGAGCAGCAAATTTCCCATAGTGAACTATTTGCTAAGCTAGATAACGATTTCAAAAATAATGTTGACAAGAGCATATTGGAGGAGAGATCAAAAAAACTAGCGGGATTAAAAACGAAAGAAGTAAACTTATTTTTTGAATTAAATACGTTAAATGGTTTAGAATTTATAGTTCAGCAAGAAGTGCCGGATTATGAAAGATTGACTGTAAACGAGATTGTATCCCACTTAAATTTTATTTTAAATGGAGAAGCATTAGTACTACAGGAGAAAATAAGGATTGAAACAACTTTAGCGCAGGTAACAGCAATTGGAGGTTCTGTTTCAGAGTTCAAATCATTAAGGGAAGAAATTGTTACATATTTGAATTCTGATAATTCTTTTGAAAAAAGGGATATAGATAAGATTTTATTGCGTTTAGAAGATGATATTAAGGAAATAGTCGATGATGTTGAAAAACTGAGTCAAGAGAATGATCTACTTATTTCGAACTTAAGTAAGTCGCTTCAGCTTAAGGAAGCCGTAGACAATATTTCTGAAATATTAGCTGGAATAAAATCTCAGAGCGTAAAAGTGAAGGCTTTAGAGCGTAGCTTCATTAAAGTTAAAGTATATCTAGACCTTCAAGATGACCAATCTATAACAGACTTAAGTAAAGCTTTATACATTTTAGAAGAAAATATCAAATCTCTCAGAGACTCAGAGAATAGACAACAAGAGCTACAATGAGTTACAAAAGAATTAGAAGACGCAAAATCTTTCATTTCGAAAAGTACACTTAAACATAATCGTCTTAAAAAAGCTGTAGAGACACTTCAAAAACTAAAATCAAATGATGGTGAGAGTGTTTTAGCAAATTATTTTAATGACAATTTGAAAGAAATAAAGGACATATTTAAAACAATCCACGCACCACATGAGTTTACAGATTTGAAATTTGAGAATAAGAGATTGGCTTTGTATAAAAATGATGTTAAACATTCAGTAAGTCAAATAAGTACCGGGCAAAGAGCCGCATTAGCAATATCTATTTTTATTAGTCTTAACCGAAAGCTGAAGAATGGTCCGAATGTTATAATATTCGATGATCCTGTTACTTTTATTGACGATTTCAATGCTCTATCTTTCTTGGATTTTTTAAGATATTTTATTGTCAAGGAAAATAAACAAATATTCTTTGCAACCGCTAATAAGAAGTTCTCAACCTTATTTAAGAAAAAGTTTGAATTTTTGCAAAACGATTATAAGGAGTTTTATTTGGAGCGGTAAACATCGTTCGGAAACCCCCATTCTCTTTGGTTAACTCTTAACCCATAATGTTATTGACTTAGCCACAGAAACAGATAAGAAAAATTTTGAGCTTAATTTAAAAGCGATTGATGAGAAAATCGATAAAAAAAATATAACATTATGGTTTTACTTTTTAAGTTCCAAAGTGAGATTATAGTGTGACAAATTTAATTCGACAAATATTAAACAGGCTATTTGATTAAAGGACGGTGTGAACAAATTATCTTCATATGTAGTTCTGGCTTATGTTTTCCAAAAGAAGATAAAAATATTGAAGATCCATCAATATGTAAAGGATTTTTCCTCTTTCATTTGTGGTTTGCCAAACCTCCAATCTTGCTCGTGGCTGTGATGGATTTTGCTATTTACAGGGTTTGGAGACTGAGTACTTCGAACAGAAGGATTGTTATTATCGGGGAACTTTTCTATCTTTATGATTACAAAGTACATTGAATGATTGGAAAAGGTCTGCCAAGATAGTTCGAAAGCCTACAAATTAGGATATACTAAAAGGTACCTATTCGGTTACCTATCTTGATCTTTTACTTGTTAACTATAGTATAATCAATGATTTAGGGGTGTGGTGGGAAATCCTGCCACCCCGACAAAAAAAAGCTCTGACGAAAGTCAGGGCTTTTTTTGTGGTTGGCAGATTCGAACGGATCAAGCTGAATTCTTGGGGAGCATTAAATAAATTCTTAGTTTAGCACTTTTAAAATATACTACTTTGCAAGACGCTGAACGTAAACTACTGGCTTTATTGATGCCCGAAGGGCTGTTGGATTATTTCGATATTATGGATGTTAGACAGGTAAACAAGGAACTCCATATTCATCTGGAGGAAAAGAACCTTGTTCCTGCCGGTTATCAGGATAGTAAACTGGCCTCCAAAGGCTTTATGCCCGTTTCGCAAATCAAAGACTTTCCCATTCGTGGTCAGAAAGTTACCTTGCATATCAAACGCAGAAGATGGACCGTGCTAGATACCCAACAGATCATTACCAGAGATTGGGATCTTGCTTACAAAGGTGCTCGGATGACTACGGAATTCGGGCTTTTTTTAAAGGGGATATTTGGATAACTATCCTATCAGTGCCCATCTGTTGGCACTGCTGTTTCAGTTGGATGGCAAACAGCTTCAGGATCAGTACAAAAACCATTTAAGCGACTTTCATGATTGGGATCAGAAACCTCATGCAGAACAGTGGACGGTATTTACAGGAAATATATCCGAACGGCTCAGTATCGACGAGACCAGTTTCAGCAATGGTGAACTGTATACGATCGTAAGCAGCAAGACTGCCAAGGGAAAGAAAGGAACCATCCTGGCCACGATTAAAGGAACAAAAGCAGAAGATATCATCGCGGTATTGGAGCGTATCCCACTTAAGCTGAGGAACAAAGTCCGGGAAGTAACAATGGATATGGCTCCCAATATGGCTAAGGCTATCCGCAGGTGTTTTATGAATGCCCGAAGGGTCATTGACAGATTCCATGTGCAGAAACTTGTTTACGACGCCGTTCAGGAACTTCGTATAAAGTATCGTTGGGAAGTGTTGGATGAGGAAAGTAAACAGATCGCCAGCGCACGTAAAAAAGGTATTCTCTATGATCCTGAAGTGTTACCTAATGGTGATACAATCAAACAGTTGCTGGCAAGATCAAGATATTTGTTATTCAAGCATCCTTCCAAATGGACAGTAAGTCAAAAGCACCGCGCAGAGCTATTATTTCTGCGATTTCCCTTATTAAAAAAGGCATATGGTCTTGGGATGGCACTTGGGGACATCTTCAACAAATGCAAGGATAAGCAACTGGCTTTTACCAAGCTTGGTCTATGGCACAATCAAGTAGAAAATTCTGGTATACCATCTTTTGAGAGTGTTGCCCGTTCGATAGCTGCACACCATACCGATATACTCCACTATTTTGACAACAGAAGTACCAATGCTTCAGCGGAGTCTTTTAATGCCAAATTAAAGGCATTTAGGAGTCTATTTCGTGGCGTAAGGGATACACCATTTTTTCTGTACAGGGTGATGAAATTATATGCTTAAAATTATCTCTCCCCAAGAATTCAGCTTGATCCATTCGAACCGTGGTTCGATCCGTTGGAGGCTCAGGGTGTTGTGCGGGATAGTGCGGACTGAGCCAATCCTGCCACCCCGACAAAAAAGCTCTGACGAAAGTCAGGGCTTTTTTTGTGGTTGGCAGATTCGAACCGTGGTTCGATCCGTCGGAGGCTCAGGGTGTTGTGCGGGATAGCGCGGGCTGAGCCAATCCTGCCACCCCGACAACACTTACAACAAGTAAGATCGAAAACCCGCAAATCTCACGATTAAGCGGGTTTTTTTATTTTTTCCGAAGCATAATCCTGCAAACAATATCAATAAAAATGTGAGCAATTAGGTGAGTAAATTTTAGCGTATAAAATTTACTCACCTCGCAATGCGATAAGCAGCGTCTTATAGGATGTAGATCGTGGCACGGGGTATGAAGTTTTGTCTTTTACCCAGTCTCACGATAGCTTTCTGTATTGCGAAGAACCGTCAATAGATTTTGTCATTATAAACAGAATATATATGGACAATAAAAATGTGAACACTTTCGGAATCCACTTTATTATCCGAAGTCCCAAAAATCAGAAAAGTAAATTGGTATCAGTTTATGCAAGGATATCTGTCAACGGTCGACGTGCGGAGATATCCCTAAAGAGAAAAGTGTCTCCGGATCAATGGAGCGATTTAAAAGGTCGAGCGAAGGGGAGGAGCGAAGAAGTGGTAAAACTTAATACCCATATTGACCGTATGCGGACATTGATAGCTGAAGCCTATCATAGTTTAGTTGAAAAAGGGAAGGTCGTTACAGTTTAAACTATCAAAAATTGTATTGCTGGTAAGGATGATAGTTTGGTGAGTCTGTGTGGTTTGATGGAATATCACAACAGTGAATGTGCCGGCAGTTTAGCCCAAGGTACAATGAAAAACTATTACACAACACAGCGGTATGTAAAGAGCTTCCTTAAAAGCTGCTATAACGGAGATATAGCACTCCCCGAGCTAATTTATAAATTCATTATTGATTTCGAACGCTATCTACAGCGCTTTCAACCGCTAGCCCATCACAAAAAGCTGGCGAACAATGGGGTGATGAAGCATATGGAGCGCTTGCGTAAAATGGTGAATTTGGCGGCGAGGTTTGATTGGATAGATAAAGATCCGTTCTCAAAGTATAAACTTCATTTCAATAAAACAGAACGCGGGTATCTTACTCAGGAAGAACTGAGCAAAATACAGGTCAAAAGCTTTTGTATTGAACGTTTGCAGTTAGTTAAAGATATGTTCATGTTTTGCTATTACACTGGTCTTGCTTATGTTGATATGATCAACCTCACTGCCGATAACGTGATAAAAGGAATTGATGGGGATACTGGTTAAACACGCAGCGACAAAAAAACGATACCGTGGTAAAGGTTCCACTTCTCCCACATGCCTTAGCTCTAATCGAAAAATATCAAGTACACCCAAAAGCTTCCAATGAACGTCGTCTATTCCCGGTAATATCCAATGAACGTATGAACGGTTATCTAAAAGAGATTGCTGATATATGCGGGATCACAAAGAACTTGACTTTCCATCTTGCTAGGCATACATTTGCAACGACGATAACACTAAGCAACGGTGTTCCTATAGAATCTGTTAGCAGTATGTTGGGACATAACAGTATTAGAACTACGCAGATTTATGCTAAGGTTATTGAGGACAAGTTGAGTAAAGATATGTTTGATTTAAGAGATAAGATGAAACCCCCAAGTCAACTCTAAGTAGAAATTGAAAAGAGCTTTATTTTGGGCCGTTTTAATTTTTAAGCCTATTTATTTTTTTAATAGACTGATAATCATTTTTTTGATAACTTGTATGAGATTGTCCGTTTCAATTTTAACAAGAATGTAATGATCAGATAGAAGATAATCATCAGAACAAAATTGAAAGGTATTAGCCAATATCCTAAAATCTCGTACTGCTGCATTTCGGGGCCGTTCTCTAAAATACCATAATTAACAAGCTTACCATCTTGGTAAAAAAGACCCGTATTTTTTGGGAATAGCAATTTTCCGAAAATCAAAGCTAGAAAAGAAAATAGGAATATGTAAAGAAAAAAGAATACAGTATATATCAATCCATTTGAAAGGTTTAGTATTAATGCTTTAAAAACATGTATTGGATTGAATGTTTTTGTTGCTTGGAGAAGTTTTTTTTCAGCTATTAAAGGTTTAAGTACCTCGTTCGGTACTCCTAAACGTTCCAAAGTGTCTATGAGACTGACTAATTCGCTAGTTTCATTACTTCTTGCAATTAAGCTTTCATATATATGGCTACTTATTTCCGCTAGAATATCATTTCGATCTTCCTTGGAAAGCACCTTTGTTGCTGACTCGATTTGTTTTAAATAATTTTCATAAATCTTTTGAGCATTACTATCTGAAAACTGTATTTTTTTGAAAGTCATAATTTTTTATTGTAGTTTGTTTAGAATCTTGGACAACTCCGTCCATTGTGTTTTCATCTCTTCTAGGACGTACTTTCCTTTCTCAGTTAAAAAGTAGTACTTCCTCGGAAGGCCAGTTTCTTGTTCTACCCATTTAGAACTAAGTAAATCTTCGGTTTTCAATCTATTCATGAGGGGATAAAGAGTTCCTTCAGCAATTTGGATTTCGGTAAGATTTTTCATTTTTTCAATAAGCTCATAACCATACAGCTCTTCCTTACTCAGAAAGAGGAGGACAATAAAAGGTAGCGAGCCCTTTTTCAACTGGGATTTCCATTTGGGAATAAACTCATGTTCCATTCAACAAAGATAGTAAAATACATAGTAATCCAATGTATTTTGTTAGATTTGTTAGCATAACTTTATGATTACTTGAAAAATAGTCGGTCCTAGGAGTCAACTTACCAATGAAATGTTTCTTTTTCAGCTCGCCAAAGCCTTCATTTTCTAGACTTATTCTAAGAGAATAAAATTTAAGTTTGTTCTAACAACCTTTTTTTCAACATATCTTTAAACTGAAGCTGATGAATTAACTCCAACCACAGCTTCCAAAGCTAAACTTTCATATTTTTCAATAATAATTTTATCATCTTATGCTTATTGGAAAGGTTATATTAAATGAAAAGATATGATGCAATTGTTGTTGGCGCGGGGCTAAACGGTTTTGTCGCAGCAATCACTTTCAACAATAAGGTCTCTCAACATTATTAATAGAAAAGGATGATGAGATCTATGGAGGATTACGAACCAAAGAGCTTACTTGCTCTGGTTTTGAACATGATTTATGTTCTACGATTTATCCGATAATATTGGCCTCACCGTTCTTTAATAATTTACCGCTGACTTCGCATGGGTTGTCATTTGTGTTGCCAAAATATTCAAATGCAAATCCTCTTGTTGATGAAAACCCTGCTATACTATATAATAATCTTGCAGATACTGCTTATGATCATCTATCTTTTCATTACAGAAACCCAATCAAGTATCTTTATTTTACTTCGATGATTTTAAATTTCCGAATCTAAAATTTTAGTTTATTTTGGGGAGGAATAATTTGTGAAAAGGACAGTTTTTTGGTGAAAGGCAACGATTGCTTTTACGAATAAGCCCCCAATATAGCACTATTATCGAGGGCTTTACTTTTGTGTGTAAAAATTGTAAAGAACTTCTATTGTAGTTCAGAAAAACAACACATTCCTAACGACTTTTCGTTTGATTGGTCATCATCGTAATCATGCTATTTTTAGACTTAAAGACGCTTTCTATGGGAATCGTCTTTATTTTGAGCATTTCATCTTTATATTTTTCGATTTTGGATAAAATTTGTGGGATTTCCTTAGTGTACTTTATGCTGTGAATACTAGTTTGATCAAATGCGGTTTCGGTTTCAATCACAAGTCCCGGTAGACCATCAAAAATTTCGGGCCCAACCATGATAGGAACCTCTGACGTAAACCAAACTGCACAATAGTTTAAATTGTTTAAAATAGCTTTCGTGCAATTATATTTTCCTATTTTCCTAGTCTCGTCGGTAATTTTCCATTGAAGAGTTGAGATATTACCAGCGAAATTATGTGAAGCTCCCGCAACATTTTCCTTTCCATATATCTCTCCATCAGAATCTTTAAGAACAAATTCGTAATTACCTCCAGAGTTAACTCCGTTTACTAGTGTGGTAGAATCTAAATGATAAATTGAATGATTTGTTTTGGTATCAAGAGTTAGAGTAAAGTAATATTTTTGTTCACCTATCATTGATATTACATTATTTCTTTCAGACTGATCAGGAATCTGCTTACTTAGAACATCTACGATCAATGGAGACAGCGCTGTGGATACATAATTTATCACAATGTAACGTCCATCTTCTCTTGAATTTACTTGAGCCGGAACAGCTTTAGATAAAAGAATTAATATGAAACTGAAAATGCTTGCATAAATAATAAAGCTTGGTGTAGTTTTTTTTGTTTGTGTTTTCATAAAATTAATTTATTTGAATTTATATTTAAAAAAAATCAGTGCATATCGTATAACTGCGTCATTACTAACTAGTGTGTTGATTCCTTGGTTTATAATTATGTAGTTGTTGTATGTGACGTTGTCAAATACTGGAAAGAAGTCGTCTACATTTCTCCCCCTAATTCCGAAAGCAGTTTGCTTATGATGGTATTCAAGATGGAAGTTTACATTTCTTCGTACCAGTTTATTTCCATAAAGACGGTCGGTCCAATACAGGAAATTTACACGCCCCTCGAATCCACCTTTTCTGACTATTGCCTCGAAGCTCGATTTAAAACTTTGTGCGTCAAAACTTTGGTTTAGAGAATTAACTTTGAAAGCATTGGCTTTACTTTGGATATTGAAGTTAATAACGCTGGAATTTAAAGTTTCCAATTTAACGCCTAATATCGGGCCTTTTTGTACCATCTCAAATTCTGATAATCCATTGAAGGCGGTATTTATTGCATGTTGATACCCTATTTCTCCAGACGCCGTTACAGGGTAGTTGGACGAAAACATTCTTATTGCACCATCTACTTTAGCGGTTATGGTTCTAGATAGGGGGGAATTTCTCGTTTCAAATATTCTTACTCCTGAATTGTTCAATTGTAAGAAATTCTGATTTAGCATGCCCTTGCTAAGCGTATGATTGGCCGAAATACCCCAAGATCTTCCTTTAAATAAATTGTTGTACGCGTAGCCAATGCTATGACGGTCATTCCTATTGAACGAATTAATTAATCGTTCGTTGCCTAGGCTAATATCCATGTAATTGATGATTCTATCTACCGCATAGTCTATATGATTTAGGTTGTATTCCCTATTAGCAACTACGTAGTATCTATATAATCTTTTGTCATAGCTAAAATCTAACTTAAATGGAAGGAAGAAATGCTGTGTTCGTTGGATATCGTAAAAGCTTAATTGTATTTGCGTCTTATAGTTTATATACTTGAGGAGCTCTTCTCCAGATACTCCGAACATTAGCATTTGGTGTATCGCATTTCTCGTTGTTTTATTTGGGCTGCTGCTTTGGATATTAACTGCGGTTTCCTTCATTCGCTCGATTTGATATTGAGTCCATGGCATAAAACCCAACTTATTCCTGTATTGCAATTTGGTGGAAAAGGAAAGATTAGATTTTGATATCTCTGGTGAAAATAACGATTGTTCGTTTACATTATCTTGTACGCTACTTAAGTTATTAGATTGTTCGATCTGAGTTCGTTCGTAGTTTAGCTCATTGTTCCAAAGATATTTATTCCCGAAACGTTGTGAATGATGGAGTGTGTGATTCATGCGAATGTTATCACTGTTTCCTAAAGACGAAACATTAAAACTTCTGTCAAAATTCTCTTTAGGTAGATCAATATGGCTATTCCGGCTATCCTTATGTTGAATTATGTGTGCGTTCAGTTGATAACCTACAAGCATATCAGTATTTGGTTTCCAGTCGAATGAAGTCGCATTGAAAAGTGTATTATACCTATCTGAATTAATGTTATTTTGTGACTGTATTGGATGTCCTTCAGGTGATATACTAGAAACTCCCTCGCTGGCAGTCCTGTCGTTCGCAAGATAGTACCATGTTGAATTCATACGTATAGTTTCTTTTTGGAGTCTCAATGTCGCTGTGGATGTAGAACGTGAATCATGTGTTCGGGCGACGTTTTGATCAAATAGACCGTTTACAAGTCCAGTCTCCATAGCAGAAAATTTACCTTGCCTATTAAATATTGCATTTATTTCACGGCTAGATAGCGG
Coding sequences within it:
- a CDS encoding carboxypeptidase-like regulatory domain-containing protein, which translates into the protein MTQVIQLQTKSLLLAVIVLLSFSAAAQNKIQVEGIVTNKENKPIAGALITLLDDSNKILSYASSGKTGFYKIEFTLKDQISLSIHAIGYSRMEKKITKNDLIDKRMNFCLQEEAIPLDEVEVLVSDMEPDSVAINIDDLSLTENSNLNEILSKHPAFTVSDDGAILYRGKNIDKININGKSAFINQNKIALESIEKQLIESISIQNNYRDQFILGFEDKRETLLNINTHDDMQNIAVGDIEGAYGAKKKYQGRGKLLYFSKYINSFVTQNTNNFGALPLSSREINAIFNRQGKFSAMETGLVNGLFDQNVARTHDSRSTSTATLRLQKETIRMNSTWYYLANDRTASEGVSSISPEGHPIQSQNNINSDRYNTLFNATSFDWKPNTDMLVGYQLNAHIIQHKDSRNSHIDLPKENFDRSFNVSSLGNSDNIRMNHTLHHSQRFGNKYLWNNELNYERTQIEQSNNLSSVQDNVNEQSLFSPEISKSNLSFSTKLQYRNKLGFMPWTQYQIERMKETAVNIQSSSPNKTTRNAIHQMLMFGVSGEELLKYINYKTQIQLSFYDIQRTQHFFLPFKLDFSYDKRLYRYYVVANREYNLNHIDYAVDRIINYMDISLGNERLINSFNRNDRHSIGYAYNNLFKGRSWGISANHTLSKGMLNQNFLQLNNSGVRIFETRNSPLSRTITAKVDGAIRMFSSNYPVTASGEIGYQHAINTAFNGLSEFEMVQKGPILGVKLETLNSSVINFNIQSKANAFKVNSLNQSFDAQSFKSSFEAIVRKGGFEGRVNFLYWTDRLYGNKLVRRNVNFHLEYHHKQTAFGIRGRNVDDFFPVFDNVTYNNYIIINQGINTLVSNDAVIRYALIFFKYKFK